One genomic window of Daphnia pulex isolate KAP4 chromosome 12, ASM2113471v1 includes the following:
- the LOC124209092 gene encoding calmodulin-binding transcription activator 2-like isoform X7 → MNLIQQQQQGSSSSTSTSTGGEHQGAIENKMVESQPSCSRQSSQDDADSSCAVGVKQSPSVSDDGGMNPPINLPASLESLPRAEHFPTQRHRWNTNEEIAAVLINFERHPEWLFKEVKIRPKSGSMLLYSRKKVRYRRDGYCWKKRKDGKTTREDHMKLKVQGTECIYGCYVHSAILPTFHRRCYWLLQNPDIVLVHYLNVPYPDDAKLLVVASVSLWAERKEWSKDELISQLRPMFLSQDEPNLNNELEVSTAETVEAIVSQLMEKQRLARSGGGIGAVPVAVNGHVSNLPQRQPQPLQTAVGGRGSNNRSSNGAMEPQAQVQVHHNHKVGADASSHNDLAAGHSLPHSLRRLSNGGGGSSFIRLEPRPAPSHSNNIQQRQATPTDSAVGRAAPRAEATGFGLGRGGSPPTSQISSSSSLSSSSAPSFHTEQLHHHSEPVPCQQQQQQDHQQDHQLQQQQQQQQMISAKQESLDSNYYYSSNNCNNPGQQQQQQQQQQQQPTPHPPPTPAAPAVINSTTMNFMDHGSGGDQGNTFPSFYSLINANNAARRADEMLSGHGYRLPMDCLFNETLDLSQDDIQRTLSANLSHETAFHCSGGGGSGSNDGGASCSDGGLGRSIRSVETTAEDDLLVNLDAFDMLTEFSDLDCHDTIDSLISIQADGAGGGGTSGSPSDGSDGKDLNGIHARIHQLKDMPSPSTLSATGDPLLTSITDFSPEWAPTEGGAKLLITGSFCSPTLSGSYSVLFDGIAVPAVWVQLGVLRCFCPPHSPGRVQLQVVRQGLSITQPAIFEYRQVSAASNTCQEGSSTAQWTNSLLSLLVGRLESLGTHLNVHGCGIEQLFSSLRAYLESGEVELQSAEEQLVSICRQLVTKRWRPGPHQQSAADDPSSNTNGTQQQQQQQQMNLLHLAAALGLLRVLCTLLNWRLENSSPALEREMSPLASDQQGYTPLMWACSQGHRDVVALLAQWDPSALNVHDRSGKSAWDVARQRGHHSLAEELETRRILSVRRSTVEPQQPLPLPPPQLAQLNKPSPSKPAESVAARQMLLAKRSSVDSVPNNNNNNNNEPLGHNHQGYWRRPNAAKAHKLSRDDRSYSLPLGGAGQAYSSGRNSTGSNISGLAHDPSPSPHTMDSSNTCGGVRSVGGGAGGVRRESVNSVDLHQQHLSPLTSIEQNTRVLTLAEQIIAAIPDRIKNETEEMVVGWSPCMELEISSVVSEVQSIEGSIDLAIVADAPPSLDGNDLTFEFSDQQYRYCETATPSSSLSPASSSCLQSPCSFSVNSPSPPPTTADFSEFLQYVYLKQMTKAAVVIQNQFRSYYEHKRFKKNMESPSTSSGANSASCNGGVGISSSAAAVAAAYRNYRESSLSASSARQSREGTPTSSALKRTYSQRRQHQAARKIQQFMRQSKNNLLDVVVKSVAEREGATAGGRVSSSREASGSSTTTTQSPGSGSSPSNSSSSVGSVGSSMTYHNLN, encoded by the exons ATGAATctaatccagcagcagcagcagggtagcagcagcagcactagcACCAGCACTGGAGGAGAACATCAAGGAGCCATTGAGAACAAGATGGTCGAGAGTCAGCCCTCCTGTTCCCGGCAATCCTCGCAGGACGATGCCGACTCTTCTTGCGCAGTTGGCGTCAAGCAGTCACCATCAG tgAGCGATGACGGCGGGATGAATCCACCCATCAATCTTCCGGCCAGCCTGGAGAGTTTACCAAGGGCCGAACATTTCCCAACGCAGAGGCATCGCTGGAACACCAATGAG GAAATTGCGGCCGTGTTGATCAACTTTGAACGACATCCCGAGTGGCTCTTCAAAGAAGTCAAAATCAg ACCCAAGAGTGGCTCTATGTTGTTATATTCGCGGAAGAAGGTGCGATACCGCCGCGACGGCTACTGCTGGAAGAAGCGCAAGGACGGCAAGACGACGCGAGAAGATCACATGAAACTCAAAGTGCAAGGAACAGAG TGCATCTACGGCTGTTACgtccactcggccatcttgccTACCTTCCACCGGAGATGCTACTGGCTCCTGCAG AATCCCGACATTGTGCTGGTCCACTATCTCAACGTTCCCTACCCGGACGACGCCAAGCTCCTGGTGGTGGCCAGCGTCTCGCTCTGGGCCGAGCGCAAGGAATGGAGCAAAGACGAGCTCATCTCCCAGCTGAGACCCATGT ttttgAGCCAGGACGAGCCCAATCTGAACAACGAACTGGAAGTTTCt ACGGCCGAGACGGTGGAGGCCATCGTCAGTCAGCTGATGGAGAAGCAGAGGCTGGCCAGATCGGGCGGTGGGATCGGTGCCGTTCCAGTGGCTGTCAACGGACACGTGTCGAATTTACCTCAGCGTCAGCCTCAGCCACTTCAGACGGCTGTAGGAGGGCGGGGTAGTAACAACCGATCATCCAACGGCGCCATGGAGCCCCAGGCCCAGGTCCAGGTCCACCACAATCACAAAGTGGGCGCGGATGCATCGAGTCACAACGATTTGGCGGCCGGCCACAGCCTTCCACATTCCCTTCGGCGGCTCTCTAATGGCGGGGGAGGCAGCTCCTTTATCCGCCTGGAACCGCGACCCGCTCCGTCACATTCCAACAACATCCAGCAGCGTCAG GCAACGCCGACTGACAGCGCCGTGGGGCGGGCGGCTCCTAGGGCGGAGGCGACTGGATTCGGTCTGGGAAGAGGCGGATCGCCGCCAACGTCCCAGatctcttcgtcgtcgtccttgtCTTCCTCTTCCGCTCCGTCTTTCCACACCGAGCAGCTCCATCATCACTCTGAGCCGGTGCcgtgccagcagcagcagcagcaggatcATCAGCAGGATCATcagctccagcagcagcaacagcagcagcaaatgatCAGCGCCAAACAGGAATCGCTCGATTCCAACTATTATTACTCTTCTAATAATTGCAACAACCCtgggcaacaacagcaacagcaacaacagcagcagcagcagccgacccCGCATCCGCCACCTACGCCTGCCGCTCCGGCTGTAATCAACTCGACGACAATGAATTTCATGGATCACGGAAGCGGCGGCGATCAAGGCAACACGTTCCCATCCTTCTACTCGCTCATCAACGCTAATAACGCCGCCAGGCGGGCCGACGAAATGCTTTCCGGTCACGGATATAG GTTGCCGATGGATTGTCTGTTCAATGAGACGCTGGATCTTTCGCAGGACGACATCCAGCGGACGCTGTCGGCCAACCTGAGCCACGAGACGGCGTTCCATTGCAGCGGAGGCGGCGGCAGCGGAAGCAACGACGGTGGAGCCTCGTGTAGTGACGGCGGACTGGGCAGATCGATCCGGTCCGTCGAAACGACGGCCGAGGATGACCTGCTGGTCAATCTGGACGCCTTTGATATGTTGACGGAGTTCTCAGACTTGGATTGCCATGACACTATCGACTCTCTCATCTCCATCCAAGCCGACGGAGCCGGCGGAGGAGGAACATCTGGATCGCCGTCTGACGGCTCGGATGGAAAAGACCTTAATGGAATCCACGCAAGGATCCATCAGCTCAAAGACATGCCCTCACCCTCGACCCTATCGGCGACAGGCGATCCTTTACTGACATCCATTACCGATTTCTCACCGGAATGGGCACCCACCGAG GGCGGTGCCAAACTCCTCATTACAGGATCGTTTTGTTCACCAACGCTCAGTGGCTCCTACAGCGTTTTGTTTGATGGAATTGCAGTCCCAGCTGTTTGGGTCCAGTTGGGAGTTTTGCGATGCTTCTGCCCTC CTCACAGTCCTGGAAGAGTACAACTGCAGGTCGTCCGTCAAGGATTGTCCATCACCCAGCCGGCCATTTTTGAATACCGGCAGGTGTCAGCCGCGTCCAATACTTGCCAGGAAGGATCGTCAACTGCCCAGTGGACGAATTCCCTGCTGTCGTTGTTGGTGGGCCGGCTGGAGTCGCTAGGGACGCATTTGAACGTTCATGGATGCGGCATCGAGCAGCTGTTCAGCAGTTTG AGGGCCTATCTGGAAAGTGGCGAGGTGGAATTGCAAAGCGCCGAGGAGCAGCTGGTGTCCATCTGCCGTCAGCTGGTGACGAAACGTTGGCGACCCGGTCCGCATCAGCAGTCGGCAGCCGACGATCCTTCGTCCAATACCAACgggacacagcagcagcagcagcagcagcagatgaacCTACTCCATCTGGCGGCCGCTTTGGGCTTATTGCGAGTCCTGTGCACCTTGCTCAACTGGCGACTGGAGAATTCGTCGCCAGCCCTGGAACGCGAGATGAGTCCGCTGGCCAGCGACCAGCAGGGCTACACTCCGCTCATGTGGGCCTGCTCCCAGGGTCACCGTGACGTGGTTGCCCTCCTGGCCCAGTGGGATCCATCGGCTCTCAACGTCCACGATCGGTCGGGCAAGTCCGCCTGGGATGTGGCCCGCCAAAGGGGTCACCATTCGCTGGCGGAAGAACTGGAAACGCGAAGGATCTTGTCAGTCAGGCGTTCAACGGTGGAGCCACAGCAGCCGCTGCCTCTGCCTCCGCCTCAACTGGCCCAGCTCAACAAACCTAGTCCCAGTAAACCGGCCGAATCGGTCGCCGCCCGCCAAATGTTGTTGGCCAAACGATCCTCTGTCGACTCGGTGcccaataacaacaacaacaacaacaacgagccACTAGGCCACAACCATCAAGGCTATTGGCGAAGGCCCAACGCGGCCAAAGCTCACAAACTTTCCAG GGACGACCGCAGTTATTCGCTTCCGCTGGGTGGGGCCGGCCAGGCTTATTCTAGCGGCCGCAACAGCACCGGGAGCAACATATCGGGTCTTGCTCACGATCCTTCGCCTTCACCCCACACGATGGATTCGTCCAATACAT GTGGTGGCGTCCGATCTGTCGGCGGCGGAGCCGGCGGTGTCCGGCGGGAGAGCGTCAACTCGGTCGACCTCCATCAGCAGCACCTGTCGCCGTTGACGAGCATCGAGCAAAACACTCGGGTCCTGACGCTGGCCGAGCAAATCATCGCGGCCATTCCCGATCGCATCAAA AACGAAACGGAAGAGATGGTGGTCGGCTGGAGCCCCTGCATGGAATTGGAGATCAGCAGCGTCGTCAGCGAAGTGCAGAGTATTGAAGGATCCATCGACTTGGCCATCGTTGCCGACGCCCCGCCATCTCTGGACGGCAACGACTTGACGTTTGAATTCAGTGATCAACAGTACAG GTATTGCGAAACGGCGACGCCCAGCTCAAGTTTGTCTCCAGCGTCGTCCAGCTGCCTCCAATCACCGTGTTCCTTCTCGGTCAATTCACCTTCACCGCCGCCCACCACGGCCGATTTCAGTGAATTCCTCCAG TACGTCTACCTGAAGCAGATGACCAAAGCGGCCGTCGTGATCCAGAACCAGTTCCGCTCCTACTACGAGCACAAGCGCTTCAAGAAGAACATGGAGTCGCCGTCGACGTCGTCGGGCGCCAATTCCGCCAGTTGCAACGGCGGAGTGGGAATTTCATCGTCGGCAGCCGCCGTGGCCGCCGCTTACCGCAACTACCGCGAGTCATCCCTGTCGGCCAGCTCGGCCCGCCAGAGCCGCGAAGGCACACCCACCTCATCGGCCCTCAA ACGGACGTACTCTCAGCGGCGGCAGCACCAGGCGGCCAGGAAGATCCAGCAGTTCATGCGCCAATCCAAGAACAA TCTGCTGGATGTTGTGGTGAAATCG GttgcagagagagagggcgCTACTGCGGGCGGCCGAGTCTCATCCAGCAGAGAAGCCAGCggatcatcaacaacaaccacacagAGTCCCGGCAGCGGCAGCAGTCCCAGCAACTCCAGTTCCAGCGTTGGATCCGTCGGAAGTTCCATGACCTACCACAATctgaattaa
- the LOC124209092 gene encoding calmodulin-binding transcription activator 1-like isoform X1 — MNLIQQQQQGSSSSTSTSTGGEHQGAIENKMVESQPSCSRQSSQDDADSSCAVGVKQSPSVSDDGGMNPPINLPASLESLPRAEHFPTQRHRWNTNEEIAAVLINFERHPEWLFKEVKIRPKSGSMLLYSRKKVRYRRDGYCWKKRKDGKTTREDHMKLKVQGTECIYGCYVHSAILPTFHRRCYWLLQNPDIVLVHYLNVPYPDDAKLLVVASVSLWAERKEWSKDELISQLRPMFLSQDEPNLNNELEVSTAETVEAIVSQLMEKQRLARSGGGIGAVPVAVNGHVSNLPQRQPQPLQTAVGGRGSNNRSSNGAMEPQAQVQVHHNHKVGADASSHNDLAAGHSLPHSLRRLSNGGGGSSFIRLEPRPAPSHSNNIQQRQATPTDSAVGRAAPRAEATGFGLGRGGSPPTSQISSSSSLSSSSAPSFHTEQLHHHSEPVPCQQQQQQDHQQDHQLQQQQQQQQMISAKQESLDSNYYYSSNNCNNPGQQQQQQQQQQQQPTPHPPPTPAAPAVINSTTMNFMDHGSGGDQGNTFPSFYSLINANNAARRADEMLSGHGYRLPMDCLFNETLDLSQDDIQRTLSANLSHETAFHCSGGGGSGSNDGGASCSDGGLGRSIRSVETTAEDDLLVNLDAFDMLTEFSDLDCHDTIDSLISIQADGAGGGGTSGSPSDGSDGKDLNGIHARIHQLKDMPSPSTLSATGDPLLTSITDFSPEWAPTEGGAKLLITGSFCSPTLSGSYSVLFDGIAVPAVWVQLGVLRCFCPPHSPGRVQLQVVRQGLSITQPAIFEYRQVSAASNTCQEGSSTAQWTNSLLSLLVGRLESLGTHLNVHGCGIEQLFSSLRAYLESGEVELQSAEEQLVSICRQLVTKRWRPGPHQQSAADDPSSNTNGTQQQQQQQQMNLLHLAAALGLLRVLCTLLNWRLENSSPALEREMSPLASDQQGYTPLMWACSQGHRDVVALLAQWDPSALNVHDRSGKSAWDVARQRGHHSLAEELETRRILSVRRSTVEPQQPLPLPPPQLAQLNKPSPSKPAESVAARQMLLAKRSSVDSVPNNNNNNNNEPLGHNHQGYWRRPNAAKAHKLSRDDRSYSLPLGGAGQAYSSGRNSTGSNISGLAHDPSPSPHTMDSSNTSSLNGGSSSFDGGLDGLVGPCYSPCYSADIEGLESGDDGLLVDNSSTCSSSTQAAPCSSAAGGGVRSVGGGAGGVRRESVNSVDLHQQHLSPLTSIEQNTRVLTLAEQIIAAIPDRIKNETEEMVVGWSPCMELEISSVVSEVQSIEGSIDLAIVADAPPSLDGNDLTFEFSDQQYRYCETATPSSSLSPASSSCLQSPCSFSVNSPSPPPTTADFSEFLQASASLFVRDFSNLTLSDHEQRELYEAAKTIQKAYRSYVGRKRAEEQEKERAAAVIIQNYYRRYKQYVYLKQMTKAAVVIQNQFRSYYEHKRFKKNMESPSTSSGANSASCNGGVGISSSAAAVAAAYRNYRESSLSASSARQSREGTPTSSALKRTYSQRRQHQAARKIQQFMRQSKNNLLDVVVKSVAEREGATAGGRVSSSREASGSSTTTTQSPGSGSSPSNSSSSVGSVGSSMTYHNLN, encoded by the exons ATGAATctaatccagcagcagcagcagggtagcagcagcagcactagcACCAGCACTGGAGGAGAACATCAAGGAGCCATTGAGAACAAGATGGTCGAGAGTCAGCCCTCCTGTTCCCGGCAATCCTCGCAGGACGATGCCGACTCTTCTTGCGCAGTTGGCGTCAAGCAGTCACCATCAG tgAGCGATGACGGCGGGATGAATCCACCCATCAATCTTCCGGCCAGCCTGGAGAGTTTACCAAGGGCCGAACATTTCCCAACGCAGAGGCATCGCTGGAACACCAATGAG GAAATTGCGGCCGTGTTGATCAACTTTGAACGACATCCCGAGTGGCTCTTCAAAGAAGTCAAAATCAg ACCCAAGAGTGGCTCTATGTTGTTATATTCGCGGAAGAAGGTGCGATACCGCCGCGACGGCTACTGCTGGAAGAAGCGCAAGGACGGCAAGACGACGCGAGAAGATCACATGAAACTCAAAGTGCAAGGAACAGAG TGCATCTACGGCTGTTACgtccactcggccatcttgccTACCTTCCACCGGAGATGCTACTGGCTCCTGCAG AATCCCGACATTGTGCTGGTCCACTATCTCAACGTTCCCTACCCGGACGACGCCAAGCTCCTGGTGGTGGCCAGCGTCTCGCTCTGGGCCGAGCGCAAGGAATGGAGCAAAGACGAGCTCATCTCCCAGCTGAGACCCATGT ttttgAGCCAGGACGAGCCCAATCTGAACAACGAACTGGAAGTTTCt ACGGCCGAGACGGTGGAGGCCATCGTCAGTCAGCTGATGGAGAAGCAGAGGCTGGCCAGATCGGGCGGTGGGATCGGTGCCGTTCCAGTGGCTGTCAACGGACACGTGTCGAATTTACCTCAGCGTCAGCCTCAGCCACTTCAGACGGCTGTAGGAGGGCGGGGTAGTAACAACCGATCATCCAACGGCGCCATGGAGCCCCAGGCCCAGGTCCAGGTCCACCACAATCACAAAGTGGGCGCGGATGCATCGAGTCACAACGATTTGGCGGCCGGCCACAGCCTTCCACATTCCCTTCGGCGGCTCTCTAATGGCGGGGGAGGCAGCTCCTTTATCCGCCTGGAACCGCGACCCGCTCCGTCACATTCCAACAACATCCAGCAGCGTCAG GCAACGCCGACTGACAGCGCCGTGGGGCGGGCGGCTCCTAGGGCGGAGGCGACTGGATTCGGTCTGGGAAGAGGCGGATCGCCGCCAACGTCCCAGatctcttcgtcgtcgtccttgtCTTCCTCTTCCGCTCCGTCTTTCCACACCGAGCAGCTCCATCATCACTCTGAGCCGGTGCcgtgccagcagcagcagcagcaggatcATCAGCAGGATCATcagctccagcagcagcaacagcagcagcaaatgatCAGCGCCAAACAGGAATCGCTCGATTCCAACTATTATTACTCTTCTAATAATTGCAACAACCCtgggcaacaacagcaacagcaacaacagcagcagcagcagccgacccCGCATCCGCCACCTACGCCTGCCGCTCCGGCTGTAATCAACTCGACGACAATGAATTTCATGGATCACGGAAGCGGCGGCGATCAAGGCAACACGTTCCCATCCTTCTACTCGCTCATCAACGCTAATAACGCCGCCAGGCGGGCCGACGAAATGCTTTCCGGTCACGGATATAG GTTGCCGATGGATTGTCTGTTCAATGAGACGCTGGATCTTTCGCAGGACGACATCCAGCGGACGCTGTCGGCCAACCTGAGCCACGAGACGGCGTTCCATTGCAGCGGAGGCGGCGGCAGCGGAAGCAACGACGGTGGAGCCTCGTGTAGTGACGGCGGACTGGGCAGATCGATCCGGTCCGTCGAAACGACGGCCGAGGATGACCTGCTGGTCAATCTGGACGCCTTTGATATGTTGACGGAGTTCTCAGACTTGGATTGCCATGACACTATCGACTCTCTCATCTCCATCCAAGCCGACGGAGCCGGCGGAGGAGGAACATCTGGATCGCCGTCTGACGGCTCGGATGGAAAAGACCTTAATGGAATCCACGCAAGGATCCATCAGCTCAAAGACATGCCCTCACCCTCGACCCTATCGGCGACAGGCGATCCTTTACTGACATCCATTACCGATTTCTCACCGGAATGGGCACCCACCGAG GGCGGTGCCAAACTCCTCATTACAGGATCGTTTTGTTCACCAACGCTCAGTGGCTCCTACAGCGTTTTGTTTGATGGAATTGCAGTCCCAGCTGTTTGGGTCCAGTTGGGAGTTTTGCGATGCTTCTGCCCTC CTCACAGTCCTGGAAGAGTACAACTGCAGGTCGTCCGTCAAGGATTGTCCATCACCCAGCCGGCCATTTTTGAATACCGGCAGGTGTCAGCCGCGTCCAATACTTGCCAGGAAGGATCGTCAACTGCCCAGTGGACGAATTCCCTGCTGTCGTTGTTGGTGGGCCGGCTGGAGTCGCTAGGGACGCATTTGAACGTTCATGGATGCGGCATCGAGCAGCTGTTCAGCAGTTTG AGGGCCTATCTGGAAAGTGGCGAGGTGGAATTGCAAAGCGCCGAGGAGCAGCTGGTGTCCATCTGCCGTCAGCTGGTGACGAAACGTTGGCGACCCGGTCCGCATCAGCAGTCGGCAGCCGACGATCCTTCGTCCAATACCAACgggacacagcagcagcagcagcagcagcagatgaacCTACTCCATCTGGCGGCCGCTTTGGGCTTATTGCGAGTCCTGTGCACCTTGCTCAACTGGCGACTGGAGAATTCGTCGCCAGCCCTGGAACGCGAGATGAGTCCGCTGGCCAGCGACCAGCAGGGCTACACTCCGCTCATGTGGGCCTGCTCCCAGGGTCACCGTGACGTGGTTGCCCTCCTGGCCCAGTGGGATCCATCGGCTCTCAACGTCCACGATCGGTCGGGCAAGTCCGCCTGGGATGTGGCCCGCCAAAGGGGTCACCATTCGCTGGCGGAAGAACTGGAAACGCGAAGGATCTTGTCAGTCAGGCGTTCAACGGTGGAGCCACAGCAGCCGCTGCCTCTGCCTCCGCCTCAACTGGCCCAGCTCAACAAACCTAGTCCCAGTAAACCGGCCGAATCGGTCGCCGCCCGCCAAATGTTGTTGGCCAAACGATCCTCTGTCGACTCGGTGcccaataacaacaacaacaacaacaacgagccACTAGGCCACAACCATCAAGGCTATTGGCGAAGGCCCAACGCGGCCAAAGCTCACAAACTTTCCAG GGACGACCGCAGTTATTCGCTTCCGCTGGGTGGGGCCGGCCAGGCTTATTCTAGCGGCCGCAACAGCACCGGGAGCAACATATCGGGTCTTGCTCACGATCCTTCGCCTTCACCCCACACGATGGATTCGTCCAATACAT CTTCTTTGAACGGCGGCTCATCGAGCTTCGATGGCGGGCTGGATGGCCTGGTCGGCCCGTGTTACAGCCCGTGTTACAGCGCCGACATCGAAGGCTTGGAGTCGGGAGACGATGGATTGCTCGTCGACAACTCGTCAACCTGCTCCTCATCAACCCAAGCTGCTCCCTGCTCCTCCGCCGCAG GTGGTGGCGTCCGATCTGTCGGCGGCGGAGCCGGCGGTGTCCGGCGGGAGAGCGTCAACTCGGTCGACCTCCATCAGCAGCACCTGTCGCCGTTGACGAGCATCGAGCAAAACACTCGGGTCCTGACGCTGGCCGAGCAAATCATCGCGGCCATTCCCGATCGCATCAAA AACGAAACGGAAGAGATGGTGGTCGGCTGGAGCCCCTGCATGGAATTGGAGATCAGCAGCGTCGTCAGCGAAGTGCAGAGTATTGAAGGATCCATCGACTTGGCCATCGTTGCCGACGCCCCGCCATCTCTGGACGGCAACGACTTGACGTTTGAATTCAGTGATCAACAGTACAG GTATTGCGAAACGGCGACGCCCAGCTCAAGTTTGTCTCCAGCGTCGTCCAGCTGCCTCCAATCACCGTGTTCCTTCTCGGTCAATTCACCTTCACCGCCGCCCACCACGGCCGATTTCAGTGAATTCCTCCAG GCTTCTGCCAGTTTATTTGTTCGCGATTTTTCTAACTTGACGCTGTCGGATCACGAACAACGCGAACTCTACGAGGCGGCCAAGACCATCCAAAAGGCCTATCGATCCTACGTAGGACGCAAGAGGGCCGAGGAGCAGGAGAAGGAACGGGCAGCCGCCGTGATTATTCAAAACTATTACCGGCGTTACAAACAG TACGTCTACCTGAAGCAGATGACCAAAGCGGCCGTCGTGATCCAGAACCAGTTCCGCTCCTACTACGAGCACAAGCGCTTCAAGAAGAACATGGAGTCGCCGTCGACGTCGTCGGGCGCCAATTCCGCCAGTTGCAACGGCGGAGTGGGAATTTCATCGTCGGCAGCCGCCGTGGCCGCCGCTTACCGCAACTACCGCGAGTCATCCCTGTCGGCCAGCTCGGCCCGCCAGAGCCGCGAAGGCACACCCACCTCATCGGCCCTCAA ACGGACGTACTCTCAGCGGCGGCAGCACCAGGCGGCCAGGAAGATCCAGCAGTTCATGCGCCAATCCAAGAACAA TCTGCTGGATGTTGTGGTGAAATCG GttgcagagagagagggcgCTACTGCGGGCGGCCGAGTCTCATCCAGCAGAGAAGCCAGCggatcatcaacaacaaccacacagAGTCCCGGCAGCGGCAGCAGTCCCAGCAACTCCAGTTCCAGCGTTGGATCCGTCGGAAGTTCCATGACCTACCACAATctgaattaa